In Acidimicrobiales bacterium, the genomic stretch CGATGATCTGGAACGACGTCACCAGCCGCGTCGCGCACCCGCCGCCGACGCCGACAGCACCCGCGCCCCCCGCGGTGCAGAGCGCGCTCGGCTGAGCACGATGTCTGATTCCCGCTAGCGCGGGGCGTCGCGAGCTGCCACTCTGAAGGCATGCTCGACGACGAGACGTGCTTCCGGGCCGCCCAGGCGAAGGACCCCCGCTTCGACGGCCAGTTCTTCACCGCCGTCACGAGCACCGGCATCTACTGCCGCCCGAGTTGCCCGGCGGTGACGCCGAAGCGCGCCAACATGCGCTTCTACCCGTCCGCCGCCGCTGCCCAGCAGGGGGGCTTCCGGGCCTGCAAGCGCTGCCGCCCCGGCGCCGCGCCGGGCTCTCCGGAGTGGAACAGCCGGGCAGACCTCGTCGGCCGCGCGATGCGCCTCATCGCCGACGGCTTCGTCGACCGCGAGGGGGTCGCCGGCCTCGCCGCCCGCCTCGGCTACAGCGCCCGCCAGCTCGACCGCCAGCTGTTCGCCGAGCTCGGCGCCGGCCCGCTCGCGCTCGCCCGCGCGCAGCGCGCCGAGACCGCCCGCCTGCTCCTCGAGACGACAGCCCTCCCGGTCTCCGCCGTCTGCTTCGCGGCGGGCTTCTCCTCGATC encodes the following:
- a CDS encoding Ada metal-binding domain-containing protein; translated protein: MLDDETCFRAAQAKDPRFDGQFFTAVTSTGIYCRPSCPAVTPKRANMRFYPSAAAAQQGGFRACKRCRPGAAPGSPEWNSRADLVGRAMRLIADGFVDREGVAGLAARLGYSARQLDRQLFAELGAGPLALARAQRAETARLLLETTALPVSAVCFAAGFSSIRQFNDTVRAIFALTPSGLRQLGARHAGQGGAASLSLRLTYRAPIALDVLLSFLGERAIPGVEELVGATYRRVLTLPH